A part of Streptococcus porcinus genomic DNA contains:
- the hflX gene encoding GTPase HflX, which translates to MTETKVEQERVILIGVALQTTENIDMSMKELASLAQTAGAKVVCSYLQKREKYDSKTFIGSGKLDEIKLMIDADAIDTVIVNNRLTPRQNANLEAILEVKVIDRMQLILDIFAMRARSHEGKLQVHLAQLKYMLPRLVGQGIMLSRQAGGIGSRGPGESQLELNRRSIRHQISDIERQLAIVEKNRQTIRDRRVQSDTFKIGLIGYTNAGKSTIMNVLTDDGQYEANELFATLDATTKQIYLQNQFRATLTDTVGFIQDLPTELVAAFKSTLEESRYVDLLLHVVDASDPNHSEQEKVVLDILKDLEMLDIPRLVIYNKMDQADHLTATAFPNVRLSAKDPESRSLLRRIISQQIRELYQPFSVKVHQEKAYKLYDLNKVALLDSYHFEEEVEEISGYINPKHKWRLEEFYD; encoded by the coding sequence ATGACAGAGACGAAAGTTGAGCAAGAGAGGGTAATATTAATCGGTGTTGCCTTACAGACCACAGAAAATATTGATATGTCTATGAAAGAACTAGCTAGTCTAGCTCAAACAGCAGGTGCTAAGGTTGTTTGCTCTTATCTCCAAAAAAGAGAAAAATATGATAGTAAAACCTTTATTGGCTCTGGTAAACTTGATGAGATTAAGCTAATGATCGATGCTGACGCCATCGACACCGTCATCGTTAACAATCGACTAACTCCCAGACAAAATGCAAATTTAGAAGCAATATTAGAGGTTAAAGTTATTGATCGTATGCAGTTAATTTTAGATATATTTGCTATGCGTGCTCGAAGTCATGAAGGCAAATTACAAGTTCACTTAGCTCAACTGAAGTACATGTTACCTCGATTAGTAGGACAAGGGATTATGCTCAGTCGCCAAGCAGGTGGTATTGGAAGCCGTGGTCCGGGTGAAAGTCAACTAGAGTTGAATCGTCGTTCGATTAGGCATCAGATTTCTGATATTGAGAGGCAACTTGCAATTGTTGAAAAAAATCGTCAAACAATTCGTGACCGAAGGGTACAGTCTGACACTTTTAAAATAGGTTTAATTGGTTATACTAACGCTGGTAAGTCAACAATCATGAATGTCTTGACAGATGATGGTCAATATGAAGCAAATGAGCTTTTTGCGACCTTAGATGCTACGACAAAGCAAATTTACTTACAAAATCAATTCAGAGCAACTTTAACAGATACCGTTGGTTTTATTCAAGACTTACCGACAGAATTAGTAGCGGCTTTTAAATCAACCTTAGAAGAGAGTCGCTATGTTGATTTACTTTTGCACGTTGTTGATGCCAGTGACCCAAATCATTCTGAACAAGAAAAAGTGGTTTTAGATATTTTGAAAGATTTAGAGATGCTTGATATTCCTCGTCTTGTTATCTACAATAAAATGGATCAGGCAGATCATCTAACGGCAACAGCTTTTCCAAATGTAAGACTATCAGCTAAGGATCCTGAAAGTAGATCTTTGTTAAGACGGATTATTAGTCAGCAGATTCGAGAGTTATATCAACCTTTTTCAGTTAAAGTGCATCAGGAAAAAGCTTATAAATTGTACGATTTAAATAAAGTTGCCTTGTTGGACTCTTATCATTTTGAAGAGGAAGTTGAAGAAATTTCAGGTTATATTAACCCTAAACATAAATGGAGATTAGAAGAATTTTATGATTGA
- the recJ gene encoding single-stranded-DNA-specific exonuclease RecJ, whose amino-acid sequence MIKAKYQWEIQEEKPDSGFFQLAKKEGLSQESAQILYERGIQTPEQVDTFLRADLSHLHDPYLLNDMEKAVSRIRQAIENAERILVYGDYDADGMTSASIMKETLEMMGAEVRVYLPNRFTDGYGPNLSVYKYFIQQEAISLIITVDNGVSGHEAIAFAQAQGVDVIVTDHHGLPDTLPEAFAIIHPEHPDAEYPFKYLAGCGVAFKLATALLEEVPTEFLDLVAIGTVADMVSLQGENRILVKNGLSILRHTERVGLQELMALAGVDFEQFNEEVIGFKIAPQLNALGRLDDPNPAIELLTGFDEEEALAIAEMINLKNEERKALVQTIYDEALQMVDLSKPVQVLAKEGWHPGVLGIVAGRIMEEISQTVIVLNCDNGYAKGSARSIDAINIFEALNAKRELMTAFGGHAGAAGMTLPVDNLEALAQALSDFIVENHIDCKQKNSLMIDSILDLEHLSIELLKSLQSIAPFGMGNPKPVFLVQDFQLLQARTLGANSAHLKLRLQKGSVTTDLLAFNQGHLLQDFQQARGLELAVTLSVNSWNGKTTLQLMLVDARVTGLQLIDIRAKSAGIPENVPLYSENPFNEEIVLDKVPDDQLALKEDFQQQDYKQIYFKNTIEKPYYLTGYGSKEQFARLYKTIYQFPEFDVRFKLQELSDYLKIDKILLVKMIQIFEELNFVTISDGLMSVNKEAAKREIAESHIYQDLKSLVKFQELMALARPEDIYAFLMGLD is encoded by the coding sequence ATGATAAAAGCGAAGTATCAATGGGAAATACAAGAAGAGAAGCCAGATTCTGGCTTCTTTCAACTTGCTAAAAAAGAAGGACTATCCCAAGAAAGTGCGCAAATTCTTTATGAACGTGGGATTCAGACACCTGAGCAAGTAGACACTTTTTTACGTGCGGACCTCTCCCATCTACATGACCCCTATTTGCTTAATGATATGGAGAAAGCAGTGTCTAGGATTCGGCAGGCTATTGAAAATGCCGAAAGGATTTTAGTCTATGGTGATTATGATGCAGATGGTATGACTTCAGCTTCTATCATGAAAGAAACCCTTGAAATGATGGGAGCTGAGGTAAGAGTTTACCTGCCAAATCGTTTTACTGATGGCTATGGGCCAAACCTCAGCGTTTACAAGTATTTTATCCAGCAGGAAGCTATCTCTCTAATTATAACGGTTGATAATGGTGTTTCTGGTCATGAAGCAATAGCTTTTGCGCAAGCACAGGGAGTTGATGTTATCGTGACGGATCATCATGGTCTTCCTGATACTTTGCCTGAAGCTTTCGCGATTATCCATCCAGAGCATCCAGATGCTGAATACCCTTTTAAATACCTAGCTGGCTGTGGCGTTGCTTTCAAATTGGCAACAGCACTACTGGAAGAAGTTCCGACAGAATTCCTAGATTTGGTCGCTATTGGGACAGTAGCTGATATGGTTAGTCTCCAGGGCGAGAATCGCATTTTGGTTAAAAATGGCCTCTCTATTTTACGTCATACTGAGCGGGTAGGTCTTCAGGAATTAATGGCTCTAGCTGGTGTGGATTTTGAACAATTTAATGAAGAAGTCATTGGCTTTAAAATTGCCCCCCAGTTAAATGCTCTAGGTCGCCTCGATGACCCCAACCCAGCCATTGAATTGTTGACTGGTTTTGATGAAGAGGAAGCCTTAGCTATTGCTGAAATGATTAACCTTAAAAATGAGGAACGAAAGGCTCTTGTTCAGACTATCTATGATGAGGCTTTACAAATGGTTGATCTTAGTAAGCCTGTTCAGGTTCTCGCAAAAGAGGGATGGCATCCAGGTGTTTTGGGCATAGTTGCTGGTCGCATCATGGAAGAAATCAGCCAGACTGTTATTGTTTTAAATTGTGATAATGGCTATGCGAAAGGCTCAGCCCGTAGCATTGACGCAATCAACATTTTTGAAGCATTAAATGCAAAACGGGAATTAATGACAGCGTTTGGTGGCCATGCTGGAGCAGCGGGTATGACTCTGCCCGTCGATAATTTAGAGGCTTTGGCTCAAGCACTTAGTGATTTTATTGTAGAGAATCACATTGATTGTAAGCAAAAAAATAGCTTAATGATCGATTCAATATTAGATTTGGAGCATTTGTCTATAGAACTTTTGAAAAGCTTACAGAGTATTGCTCCATTTGGTATGGGAAATCCTAAGCCTGTTTTTTTAGTGCAAGATTTTCAATTACTTCAAGCTAGAACTCTAGGAGCAAATAGTGCCCATCTCAAGCTTCGTCTTCAAAAAGGCTCTGTAACAACCGATCTTTTAGCCTTCAACCAAGGGCATTTGTTACAAGATTTCCAACAAGCAAGAGGTTTAGAACTTGCAGTAACCTTATCTGTTAACTCCTGGAATGGTAAGACTACTTTGCAATTAATGCTAGTAGATGCGCGTGTTACAGGCCTCCAATTAATTGATATCCGTGCTAAAAGTGCAGGTATACCAGAGAATGTGCCACTATATTCTGAAAATCCCTTCAATGAGGAAATTGTTCTTGACAAGGTTCCTGATGATCAGCTTGCTTTGAAAGAGGATTTTCAACAACAAGATTATAAGCAAATTTATTTTAAAAATACCATTGAGAAACCTTATTATTTAACAGGTTACGGCAGTAAGGAACAATTTGCTCGTCTCTATAAAACCATCTACCAATTTCCTGAGTTTGATGTCCGTTTTAAATTGCAAGAACTGAGTGATTATTTAAAAATTGACAAAATTTTGTTGGTGAAAATGATTCAAATTTTCGAAGAGTTAAACTTTGTAACCATTAGTGATGGCTTAATGTCAGTTAATAAAGAGGCAGCGAAGAGAGAAATTGCTGAAAGTCATATTTATCAAGACTTAAAAAGCTTGGTTAAATTTCAAGAATTAATGGCCCTAGCAAGACCTGAAGACATTTACGCATTTTTGATGGGATTGGATTAG
- the rnz gene encoding ribonuclease Z, whose amino-acid sequence MELQFLGTGAGQPAKQRNVSSLVLKLLDEINEIWMFDCGEGTQRQILETTIKPRKIEKIFITHLHGDHIFGLPGFLSSRAFQASEEQTDVDIFGPLGIKSFVQNSLSVSGSRLPYKIHYHEMTEDNLGKILETDKFTVYAERLAHTIFCLGYRVVQKDLEGTLDAEALKEAGVPFGPLFGKIKNGQDVVLEDGRLIQAQDFISAPKKGKIITILGDTRKSLASQRLAKDADVLVHEATYGKGDDKIARNHGHSTNLQAAQIAKDAGVKRLLLNHVSARFLGRDCRQMEKDAAAIFANVKIVKDLEEIRIQ is encoded by the coding sequence ATGGAATTACAATTTTTAGGAACTGGTGCTGGTCAGCCAGCCAAACAGCGGAATGTTTCGAGCCTTGTCTTGAAGCTTCTTGATGAAATTAACGAAATTTGGATGTTTGATTGTGGTGAAGGAACACAAAGACAGATCCTTGAAACAACAATCAAACCCAGAAAAATTGAAAAAATATTTATCACTCACTTGCATGGAGACCATATCTTTGGTTTACCAGGTTTTCTTTCTAGTCGAGCTTTTCAAGCTAGTGAAGAACAAACAGATGTTGATATTTTTGGTCCGCTAGGGATTAAATCCTTTGTTCAAAACAGCCTATCAGTATCAGGCTCCCGTCTTCCTTATAAGATTCATTACCATGAAATGACTGAGGATAATTTAGGGAAAATTCTTGAAACAGACAAATTTACAGTTTACGCAGAACGTTTGGCTCATACTATTTTTTGCCTAGGTTATCGTGTTGTTCAAAAAGACTTAGAAGGCACACTTGATGCTGAGGCCTTAAAAGAAGCAGGAGTTCCTTTTGGTCCTCTATTTGGGAAAATCAAAAACGGCCAAGACGTGGTCTTAGAAGATGGTCGCCTGATTCAGGCACAAGACTTCATTTCTGCCCCTAAAAAAGGGAAGATTATTACTATACTTGGAGACACGCGTAAATCGTTAGCTAGCCAGAGATTAGCAAAAGATGCAGACGTTCTAGTTCATGAAGCGACTTACGGAAAAGGAGATGACAAGATTGCGCGCAATCATGGTCATTCAACGAACCTACAAGCGGCCCAAATTGCAAAAGATGCAGGTGTGAAGCGCTTGCTCTTGAATCATGTTTCAGCTCGGTTTTTGGGGCGCGATTGTCGTCAAATGGAGAAAGATGCAGCAGCCATTTTTGCTAATGTCAAAATAGTTAAAGATTTAGAGGAAATTAGGATTCAATGA
- a CDS encoding DUF3042 family protein: protein MSKNYQFVKGLATGVLATAATVAGAVFAVKKTIIEPEEEKEAFVEENRKKAARRRVAR from the coding sequence ATGTCTAAGAATTATCAATTCGTTAAAGGTTTAGCAACTGGTGTCTTGGCTACTGCCGCAACTGTTGCAGGTGCGGTTTTTGCAGTCAAAAAAACGATTATTGAACCTGAAGAAGAAAAAGAAGCATTCGTAGAAGAAAATCGTAAAAAAGCGGCACGTAGACGTGTTGCTCGCTAA
- a CDS encoding SDR family NAD(P)-dependent oxidoreductase, translating to MTKRVILITGASGGLAQAIIKELPKTDLLLLLGRNKDKLESLYKEYPNKKCFQIDISDAQAINNLLLDIYQEFPTIDVVINNAGFGSFKSFDQYTHQEIEEMFRINTLASIDFARLIGVKMAEQNYGHIVNIVSMAGLVATSKSSVYAATKFAMIGYSNALRLELAEKNVYVTTINPGPIKTGFFDQADPSGQYLKSINNFALEPDSVAKKTVAILGKNKRELNLPWTLAVTRLFYSLFPRLSDYLARKVFNYK from the coding sequence ATGACAAAAAGAGTGATTCTTATAACGGGGGCTTCAGGAGGTTTGGCCCAGGCTATCATAAAGGAGCTACCAAAGACAGATTTGTTACTCCTACTGGGTCGCAATAAAGATAAATTAGAAAGCCTATACAAAGAGTACCCCAACAAAAAGTGTTTTCAAATTGATATTAGTGATGCGCAAGCTATCAACAACTTGCTCTTGGATATCTACCAAGAATTTCCAACTATTGATGTAGTGATTAATAATGCTGGTTTTGGTTCTTTTAAGTCCTTTGACCAATACACACATCAAGAAATTGAAGAGATGTTTAGAATTAATACCCTAGCTTCCATTGATTTCGCACGTTTAATAGGTGTTAAAATGGCAGAGCAGAATTATGGTCATATTGTTAATATTGTCTCTATGGCTGGCTTAGTGGCAACCAGTAAATCAAGTGTTTATGCAGCAACAAAGTTTGCGATGATTGGCTACTCAAATGCCCTGCGATTAGAATTAGCTGAAAAAAATGTGTATGTCACAACGATTAACCCAGGACCGATTAAAACAGGTTTCTTTGACCAAGCGGACCCCTCAGGCCAATATTTGAAGAGTATCAATAACTTTGCATTGGAGCCAGATAGTGTGGCTAAGAAAACGGTAGCCATACTTGGTAAAAACAAGCGAGAGCTTAACTTACCTTGGACACTGGCAGTCACACGTCTGTTTTATAGCTTATTCCCAAGGTTGTCAGATTATCTTGCAAGAAAGGTTTTTAACTATAAATGA
- a CDS encoding adenine phosphoribosyltransferase, which translates to MNLTPYIASIENYPKEGITFRDISPLMADGKAYSYAIREICQYAADKEIDMIVGPEARGFIIGCPVAVELGIGFAPVRKPGKLPREVVSADYEKEYGIDTLTMHADAIKPGQRVMIVDDLLATGGTVKATIEMVEKLGGIVAGCAFIIELDGLNGRNALKDIDYKVLMNFPG; encoded by the coding sequence ATGAATTTAACACCTTATATCGCCTCAATTGAAAACTATCCTAAAGAGGGCATTACTTTTCGCGACATCTCTCCTTTAATGGCTGATGGCAAAGCTTATAGTTACGCGATTAGAGAAATTTGCCAATACGCAGCTGACAAAGAAATAGATATGATTGTAGGACCTGAAGCGCGTGGCTTTATTATTGGATGCCCTGTCGCGGTAGAATTGGGCATTGGTTTTGCACCTGTCCGTAAGCCGGGAAAACTACCTCGTGAAGTTGTTTCAGCAGATTATGAAAAAGAGTATGGTATAGATACTTTAACGATGCATGCAGATGCAATTAAGCCAGGACAAAGAGTTATGATTGTTGATGATTTACTGGCAACGGGTGGTACTGTTAAAGCAACGATTGAGATGGTTGAAAAACTTGGCGGTATTGTTGCAGGTTGTGCTTTTATTATTGAACTAGACGGATTAAATGGTCGCAATGCTTTGAAAGATATTGACTATAAAGTTCTGATGAACTTCCCTGGTTAA
- a CDS encoding DnaD domain-containing protein: MSYYDSYKSGNLVYPSALLFHFKDIFSNADDFLVWQFFYLQNTTRTQELAPSQIANALGKSVAEVNKSIANLSNQDLLNMKTIRIADEIETLIDASPVFIKLDQLLAKEQTQAEPLQDDTNQFKRIVEEFERELGRFLSPFELEDLEKTISEDKTDIELVREALKEAVFNGKTNWKYIQAILRNWRKEGITNLYQVEERKREREASSPSNVSVSDDFLSAMNLWSEQ; this comes from the coding sequence ATGAGTTATTACGATAGTTATAAGTCAGGCAATTTGGTCTACCCAAGTGCCTTACTTTTTCATTTTAAAGATATTTTTTCCAATGCCGATGACTTTTTAGTATGGCAATTCTTTTACTTACAAAATACAACTCGAACGCAAGAACTAGCACCTAGTCAGATTGCTAATGCCCTTGGTAAATCAGTCGCTGAAGTCAATAAATCGATTGCTAATTTGAGCAATCAAGATTTGTTGAATATGAAAACCATAAGGATTGCTGATGAAATCGAAACATTAATTGATGCTAGTCCCGTTTTTATTAAACTTGATCAGTTATTGGCTAAAGAACAAACGCAAGCAGAGCCTCTTCAAGATGACACCAACCAGTTTAAGAGAATAGTTGAAGAGTTTGAACGTGAGCTGGGACGATTTCTAAGTCCTTTTGAACTAGAAGATTTAGAAAAAACTATTTCAGAAGATAAGACAGACATTGAGTTGGTGCGTGAAGCCTTGAAAGAGGCAGTTTTTAATGGTAAAACCAATTGGAAATATATCCAAGCAATTCTTAGAAATTGGCGGAAGGAAGGAATTACTAATCTTTACCAAGTGGAAGAACGAAAAAGAGAACGTGAAGCATCCAGTCCTTCTAACGTCTCTGTGTCAGATGACTTCTTATCAGCAATGAACTTATGGAGTGAGCAATGA
- the miaA gene encoding tRNA (adenosine(37)-N6)-dimethylallyltransferase MiaA yields the protein MSNKEKILVIVGPTAVGKTELGIRLAQVFNGEIISGDSQQVYCHLDIGTAKATQAEQEAVPHHLINIREVTDTYSAFDFVNDARKAINTILAKGKLPIIVGGTGLYLQSLLEGYHLGGNLDQEALLDYRKELESLGTKEIFAMVEHKGLVIPELNRRRAIRALELQRFGQDLSNQVFPYKTMIIGLNDERELIYDRINQRVDRMLASGLLSEAKWLFDNFPTAQASRAIGYKELFPYFRGDETLEEASAHLKQNTRRFAKRQLTWFRNRMSVDFYPISANDYPLPIEQKVAAFLKG from the coding sequence ATGTCAAATAAAGAAAAAATTCTCGTCATTGTTGGACCAACAGCGGTCGGAAAAACAGAACTAGGCATAAGGTTAGCACAAGTGTTTAATGGTGAGATTATTTCAGGTGATAGTCAACAAGTTTATTGTCATTTGGATATTGGAACAGCAAAAGCGACTCAAGCTGAACAAGAAGCAGTTCCCCACCATCTTATTAATATTCGAGAAGTCACTGATACTTATTCTGCCTTTGACTTTGTAAATGATGCAAGAAAGGCTATTAATACGATTTTAGCAAAGGGGAAACTTCCCATTATTGTAGGAGGGACTGGGCTTTACTTACAAAGCTTACTAGAAGGATATCATCTGGGTGGAAACCTTGATCAAGAAGCTCTTTTAGACTACCGTAAAGAGTTAGAATCTTTGGGAACAAAGGAAATCTTTGCTATGGTAGAACATAAAGGCCTAGTTATTCCTGAATTAAACCGTCGACGCGCTATCAGAGCCCTAGAATTACAGCGTTTTGGTCAGGATTTAAGCAATCAGGTTTTCCCCTACAAAACTATGATTATTGGCTTAAATGATGAGCGAGAGCTTATCTATGATAGAATTAATCAAAGAGTTGATAGAATGTTGGCTTCAGGCCTATTAAGTGAAGCCAAATGGCTCTTTGATAATTTTCCGACTGCACAAGCAAGTAGAGCCATTGGTTATAAAGAATTATTTCCCTATTTTAGAGGTGATGAGACTTTAGAAGAAGCAAGTGCCCACTTAAAGCAGAATACTCGACGCTTTGCTAAAAGGCAGTTAACGTGGTTTCGAAATAGAATGTCTGTAGACTTTTATCCCATTTCTGCTAATGACTACCCTTTGCCTATTGAGCAGAAAGTAGCAGCTTTTTTAAAAGGTTAA
- the glgP gene encoding glycogen/starch/alpha-glucan family phosphorylase — protein MSTFTTYTENRLGKPLSEAQNEEIYLSLLNYVKEAAAHKAKNDAKRKVYYISAEFLIGKLLSNNLINLGIYKEIKEELAKAGKSIAEVEDVELEPSLGNGGLGRLASCFIDSISSLGINGEGVGLNYHCGLFKQVFKHNEQEAEPNYWIEDQSWLVPTTISYDIPFKNFTLKSRLDRIDVLGYQRETKNYLNLFDIEGVDYGLIKDGISFDKTEIEKNLTLFLYPDDSDRNGELLRIYQQYFMVSNAAQLLIDEAIERGSNLHDLADYAYVQINDTHPSMVIPELIRLLTEKHGFDFEEAVSIVKQMVGYTNHTILAEALEKWPLDYLNEVVPHLVVIIEKLNELIASQVADKSVQIIDDSGRVHMAHMDIHFATSVNGVAALHTEILKTSELKAFYDLYPEKFNNKTNGITFRRWLEFANQDLADYIKELIGDDYLTDSSKLEKLLAFADDKTVHAKLAEIKHQNKLSLKRYLKDNKGIDLDENSIIDTQIKRFHEYKRQQMNALYVIHKYLDIKKGNLPKRKITVIFGGKAAPAYIIAQDIIHLILCLSELINNDPEVSPYLNVHLVENYNVTVAEHLIPASDISEQISLASKEASGTGNMKFMLNGALTLGTMDGANVEIAELAGMDNIYTFGKDSDTIINLYADGGYVSKHYYDIHPEIKAAVNFIISPQMLELGNESRLDRLYKELINKDWFMTLIDLAEYIDVKEKMLNDYENQNLWMTKVVNNIAKAGFFSSDRTIEQYNQEIWHSN, from the coding sequence ATGTCAACTTTCACAACTTATACTGAGAATCGTCTTGGAAAACCATTATCCGAAGCACAAAATGAAGAAATTTATCTGTCGTTATTAAATTATGTTAAAGAGGCTGCTGCTCATAAAGCTAAAAATGATGCAAAGCGTAAGGTCTATTATATCTCAGCAGAATTTCTTATTGGTAAATTATTATCAAACAATCTTATCAACTTGGGGATTTATAAAGAAATCAAAGAAGAATTAGCTAAGGCTGGCAAATCCATTGCTGAAGTAGAAGACGTGGAATTAGAACCATCTTTAGGAAATGGTGGTTTGGGACGTTTAGCCTCATGTTTTATTGATTCTATCTCAAGTTTAGGAATCAATGGTGAAGGGGTTGGTCTCAATTATCATTGTGGACTCTTTAAGCAAGTTTTTAAACATAATGAACAAGAAGCAGAACCAAACTATTGGATTGAAGACCAGTCATGGTTGGTTCCAACAACTATTTCTTATGATATTCCGTTCAAAAACTTTACATTGAAATCTCGTTTAGATCGTATTGATGTTCTGGGATATCAGCGTGAAACGAAAAATTATCTGAACTTGTTTGATATCGAAGGTGTTGATTATGGCTTAATTAAAGATGGCATTTCATTTGATAAAACTGAAATTGAAAAAAACTTAACTTTATTCTTGTACCCAGATGATTCTGACCGTAATGGTGAGTTACTTCGTATCTACCAACAATATTTCATGGTGTCAAACGCAGCTCAACTCCTAATCGATGAAGCCATTGAACGTGGGTCAAACTTACATGACTTGGCAGACTATGCTTATGTTCAAATTAATGACACTCATCCGTCAATGGTTATTCCAGAATTGATTCGTTTATTGACTGAAAAACATGGGTTTGATTTCGAAGAAGCAGTATCAATTGTTAAGCAAATGGTTGGGTATACAAACCATACTATTTTAGCAGAAGCTCTTGAAAAATGGCCATTAGACTATTTGAATGAAGTTGTTCCTCATCTAGTTGTAATTATTGAAAAATTAAATGAGTTGATTGCGTCACAAGTTGCTGATAAATCAGTTCAAATCATTGATGATTCTGGTCGCGTTCACATGGCACATATGGATATTCATTTTGCAACGAGTGTCAATGGAGTGGCAGCACTGCATACTGAAATCTTAAAGACTAGTGAATTAAAGGCTTTCTATGACCTTTATCCTGAAAAATTCAATAATAAGACTAATGGGATAACATTCCGTCGTTGGTTAGAATTTGCTAATCAAGATTTGGCTGATTATATTAAAGAACTCATTGGCGATGACTATCTTACAGATAGTTCAAAATTGGAAAAACTGTTAGCCTTTGCTGATGACAAAACAGTTCATGCTAAATTAGCAGAAATCAAACATCAGAACAAATTATCGTTGAAACGTTATCTAAAAGATAATAAAGGTATCGACTTGGATGAAAATTCAATTATAGATACTCAAATTAAACGTTTCCACGAATATAAACGTCAACAAATGAATGCCCTGTATGTTATTCATAAATATTTAGACATTAAAAAGGGTAATCTTCCAAAACGTAAGATTACAGTTATTTTTGGTGGTAAAGCAGCACCTGCCTACATCATTGCCCAAGATATCATTCATCTGATTCTTTGCCTGTCAGAATTAATTAACAATGATCCAGAGGTTAGTCCTTATCTCAATGTGCATTTGGTTGAAAATTACAATGTGACTGTAGCAGAGCATTTAATTCCGGCAAGTGATATTTCTGAGCAAATTTCTTTAGCTTCAAAAGAAGCATCTGGAACCGGTAATATGAAATTTATGCTTAACGGTGCTTTAACTTTGGGAACGATGGATGGAGCCAATGTCGAAATTGCAGAATTAGCAGGAATGGATAATATCTATACTTTTGGTAAAGATTCCGATACGATTATTAATTTGTACGCTGACGGCGGCTATGTTTCAAAACACTATTATGATATTCACCCAGAAATCAAGGCTGCTGTTAACTTTATTATTAGTCCACAAATGCTTGAACTAGGAAATGAGTCAAGACTTGATCGTCTCTACAAAGAACTTATTAACAAAGATTGGTTTATGACCCTGATTGACTTAGCAGAATACATTGATGTCAAAGAAAAAATGTTGAATGATTATGAGAATCAGAACTTGTGGATGACTAAAGTTGTGAATAATATTGCTAAAGCAGGTTTCTTCTCTTCAGATAGAACAATCGAGCAATATAACCAAGAAATCTGGCATTCAAATTAG
- the trhO gene encoding oxygen-dependent tRNA uridine(34) hydroxylase TrhO, translated as MSEKIRVLLYYKYVAIENAQEYAAEHLAFCKSIGLKGRILIADEGINGTVSGDYETTQKYMDWVHSDERFADLWFKMDEEDEQAFKKMFVRYKKEIVHLGLEDNEFDEDVNPLELTGEYLNPKQFKEALLDENTVVLDTRNDYEYDLGHFRGAIRPDIRNFRDLPQWVRDNKEKFMEKRVVVYCTGGVRCEKFSGWMVREGFKDVGQLHGGIATYGKDPEVQGELWDGAMYVFDERIAVPINHVDPTVIARDYFDDTPCERYVNCANPFCNKQIFASEANEAKYVRGCSPECRAHERNRYVAENGLSRQEWASRLEAIGEHLPELETV; from the coding sequence ATGTCAGAAAAAATTAGAGTCTTACTCTACTACAAATATGTTGCTATTGAAAATGCACAAGAATATGCCGCTGAACACTTAGCTTTTTGTAAATCGATTGGCTTAAAAGGTCGGATCTTAATTGCTGATGAGGGAATTAACGGTACGGTTTCTGGGGACTATGAAACAACTCAGAAATATATGGATTGGGTTCATAGTGATGAACGCTTTGCCGACTTATGGTTTAAGATGGATGAAGAAGATGAGCAAGCCTTTAAGAAAATGTTTGTTCGTTATAAAAAAGAAATTGTTCATCTTGGCTTAGAAGATAATGAGTTTGATGAAGATGTCAATCCGTTAGAATTGACTGGTGAATATTTGAATCCTAAGCAATTTAAAGAAGCCCTATTAGATGAAAACACAGTTGTGTTAGATACACGTAACGACTACGAATATGATTTAGGACATTTTCGTGGAGCCATTCGTCCAGATATCCGTAATTTCAGGGATTTACCGCAGTGGGTCCGAGACAATAAAGAGAAGTTTATGGAAAAACGGGTTGTTGTCTACTGTACAGGTGGTGTTCGTTGTGAAAAATTCTCTGGATGGATGGTTCGTGAAGGCTTCAAAGATGTTGGCCAATTACATGGTGGTATTGCAACCTACGGTAAAGATCCAGAAGTTCAAGGTGAGCTTTGGGATGGGGCGATGTATGTTTTTGATGAGCGTATCGCAGTGCCAATTAATCATGTAGACCCAACGGTAATTGCAAGAGATTATTTCGATGATACACCTTGTGAACGTTATGTTAATTGTGCTAATCCGTTCTGTAATAAGCAAATTTTTGCTTCAGAGGCAAATGAAGCAAAATATGTCCGTGGTTGTTCGCCAGAATGTCGAGCTCATGAACGGAATCGCTATGTAGCTGAAAATGGGCTAAGCCGTCAAGAGTGGGCTAGTCGTTTAGAAGCAATTGGTGAACATTTACCAGAGCTAGAAACAGTCTAA